Proteins found in one Crassostrea angulata isolate pt1a10 chromosome 3, ASM2561291v2, whole genome shotgun sequence genomic segment:
- the LOC128175606 gene encoding uncharacterized protein LOC128175606 → MYSSFNDSTQLCCNNVIHIKEYGSRCCGSETIDTTEGCCGTKVYNLSTHQCCKDSTIIPKHHSCYRGYDNRTQLCTDNYKVINRTSRNNGSLSKRQKVSRSICKTCHWSHRRIYREIKSGNQYVCKRHTYNITINKTTRRDILWILDAKYENKDKIKSNVTIIVPCKSGKLNKTGRFLLVTDSTIDEKTLRLGDSDLLLQYHRKLDVLVKRKQRTCRQVSVVLIEIQKAVKRFIWKLIRPN, encoded by the exons ATGTATA GTTCCTTTAACGATTCTACTCAACTGTGCTGCAATAATGTTATCCATATAAAAGAATATGGCTCGAGATGCTGTGGGTCGGAAACAATCGATACCACCGAGGGTTGTTGTGGAACCAAGGTTTATAATCTTTCCACACACCAATGCTGCA AAGACAGTACAATAATACCCAAACATCACAGTTGTTACCGTGGATACGACAACCGTACTCAGCTATGTACAGACAATTATAAAGTAATCAACAGAACCTCTCGTAACAACGGATCCTTATCCAAAAGGCAGAAAGTATCACGCAGTATTTGTAAGACTTGCCATTGGAGCCACAGGCGCATCTACAGGGAAATCAAGTCAGGAAACCAATATGTCTGCAAGAGACACA CTTACAATATAACCATTAACAAGACAACTCGCCGAGATATACTTTGGATCCTGGATGCTAAATACGAAAAcaaagacaaaataaaatcaaatgtgACGATAATCGTGCCCTGCAAATCTGGAAAGCTGAACAAGACGGGAAGGTTTTTGTTAGTGACAGATAGCACCATTGACGAGAAAACACTGAGGCTTGGGGATAGTGACCTTCTTTTGCAATATCATCGTAAACTTGATGTTCTCGTGAAGAGGAAACAACGAACATGTCGGCAGGTGTCTGTGGTTCTCATCGAGATTCAAAAGGCGGTAAAAAGATTCATCTGGAAGCTGATAAGGCCAAACTGA
- the LOC128175610 gene encoding galaxin-like translates to MTDKKDFRMSTKGFNWVYSDYSNLIPYHSLPIFTGAIQACVFNEDSNQAHPHGKTACCGKSADPEFYFTKTQICCNGTVHNRHGKQCCDGELYDPEISICCNNTVHDKENRVCCGSKLFTSDTHPVVCCGGKLHNSHQSCCGGQELYDESSQICCEYKDSFSIAENKNRDCCRNRSYDIEHQHCINGQVLGFKEELCGINKYNTSEKKCCDRTLYNMPQFLPDCCGSNLYDISQSQCCLGSKKVVPLNLQCCGEGK, encoded by the exons ATGACGGACAAAAAAGACTTCAGAATGAGTACCAAAGGG TTTAACTGGGTTTATTCTGATTATTCGAATCTCATCCCCTATCATTCCCTACCAATATTTACAGGTGCTATTCAAGCGTGTGTTTTCAACGAAGATTCGAATCAAGCCCATCCTCATGGTAAAACGGCGTGTTGTGGTAAATCCGCAGATCCcgaattttatttcacaaagaCACAGATTTGTTGTAATGGAACTGTTCACAATCGGCATGGAAAACAATGCTGCGAcg GGGAGCTGTATGATCCAGAAATAAGTATATGCTGTAATAATACCGTGCATGATAAAGAGAACAGAGTTTGCTGTGGCTCTAAGCTATTCACATCTGACACCCATCCAGTTGTATGTTGTGGCGGAAAATTACATAACAGCCATCAAA GTTGTTGTGGCGGACAAGAATTGTACGACGAGTCGTCACAGATCTGTTGTGAATACAAGGACTCCTTCAGCATCGCcgaaaacaaaaacagggaCTGCTGTCGTAACAGATCATATGACATAGAACACCAACATTGTATCAACGGGCAAGTCCTTGGCTTTAAAGAGGAGTTATGTGGTATAAACAAATACAACACTTCAGAAAAGAAATGCTGTGACAGGACACTGTACAACATGCCTCAATTTCTGCCGGACTGTTGTGGATCAAATTTGTATGATATCAGTCAATCACAGTGTTGCCTTGGATCGAAAAAGGTCGTACCTCTTAATCTGCAATGTTGTGGAGAAGGCAAGTAA
- the LOC128178899 gene encoding uncharacterized protein LOC128178899 yields MNRTKNKDCANTSKSCNNEFSAKRRRVSRSICNTCLWRFRRIYREIKSGKQNVCKRHTYNITIDNTTDRGIVWILDAKYENKDNMESYVKIIIPCKSKKLNKTGDYFLVTDSTIDGDTLRLGDSDLLIQRHPKLVGLVEEKKGKCRQVSVVLGEIHRAVRRLIRKFLGIK; encoded by the exons ATGAACAGAACCAAGAATAAAGACTGCGCAAATACATCCAAATCCTGTAACAACGAATTCTCGGCCAAAAGACGGAGAGTGTCACGCAGTATTTGTAATACCTGCCTTTGGAGGTTCAGGCGCATCTACAGAGAAATCAAGTCAGGAAAACAGAATGTCTGCAAGAGACACA CTTACAATATAACCATTGACAATACAACTGACCGAGGTATAGTTTGGATCCTGGATGCTAAATACGAGAACAAAGACAACATGGAATCATATGTGAAGATCATCATTCCCTGCAAATCTAAAAAGTTGAACAAGACCGGGGATTATTTTTTAGTCACAGATAGCACCATTGACGGGGACACGCTGAGGCTTGGGGATAGTGATCTTCTCATTCAAAGGCATCCTAAACTTGTGGGACTCGTTGAAGAGAAAAAAGGCAAATGTCGGCAGGTGTCTGTGGTTCTCGGCGAGATTCACCGGGCGGTAAGAAGATTAATCCGGAAGTTTTTAGGAATAAAATGA
- the LOC128175872 gene encoding galaxin-like, with the protein MLFDFIKTSFLHYVEENMKMKTITMGACCLPFLQCLLLGATNGCVFNDHSNEANPDGRKLCCGPSGSVESYFPRTQICCNGTVHDRKGRMCCNGEIYDQTQKICCEDTLHEKENRVCCGSKLHRVTTNQVKCCGGELHNNSQGCCGGQSLYNKSSQICCEFSGSFTIAAKENNFCCYDKAFDVRSQYCVNDQVLSLNNENLCGTEKYNISEKKCCDQTLYDMPQYLADCCESQLYDVNISKCCRGTKTVIANNRECCGEGK; encoded by the exons AtgctttttgattttattaagacTTCATTTCTTCATTATGTAGAAGAGAATATGAAGATGAAGACGATCACAATGGGAGCTTGTTGTCTCCCCTTTCTGCAATGCCTACTGCTGG GTGCTACTAATGGCTGCGTTTTTAATGATCATTCAAATGAAGCCAATCCCGACGGCAGAAAGCTTTGTTGCGGCCCGAGTGGTAGCGTCGAATCTTACTTTCCCAGGACACAGATTTGCTGCAATGGAACGGTTCATGATCGGAAAGGGAGGATGTGCTGCAATG GGGAGATCTATGATCAAACACAAAAGATTTGTTGTGAAGATACTCTTCATGAAAAAGAGAACAGAGTTTGCTGTGGGTCTAAGTTACATAGGGTCACCACTAACCAAGTCAAGTGTTGTGGCGGGGAATTACATAACAACTCTCAAG GTTGTTGTGGAGGGCAATCATTGTATAACAAGTCGTCACAAATCTGCTGTGAATTCAGTGGTTCATTCACCATCGCAGCCAAAGAGAACAACTTCTGCTGTTATGACAAGGCTTTTGATGTAAGAAGCCAATACTGTGTTAACGACCAAGTCCTTAGTCTTAACAACGAAAACCTGTGTGGTACAGAGAAATACAACATTTCGGAAAAGAAATGCTGTGACCAGACGTTGTACGACATGCCTCAATATCTGGCGGATTGTTGTGAATCACAGTTGTATGACGTCAATATATCAAAGTGTTGCAGAGGGACAAAAACGGTCATTGCTAACAATAGAGAGTGCTGTGGAGAAGGCAAATAA